The following proteins are co-located in the Xiphophorus maculatus strain JP 163 A chromosome 24, X_maculatus-5.0-male, whole genome shotgun sequence genome:
- the LOC102232199 gene encoding calcitonin gene-related peptide type 1 receptor isoform X3, with protein sequence MDLSRIVLLLALLSFDEVLPVEATTDDDRGNGTHVSLQWLRQRIAVSQFRCFQRITRGSDRKINSNGTAINHCNATWDGWLCWGDTEPGATEQNCPDYFDDFDTRAIAVKVCTETGEWARHPDSNRTWTDYTSCKPDKTNWTLTAMIHFYLILIGHGLSLVSLLVSLGIFFYFKTLSCERITLHKNLFLSFVLNSVITLTWFCINKDSLSSQGSCKILAFIHMYIMSCNYFWMLCEGIYLHTLIVVAVFAEKQHLMWYYLLGWGFPLVPAVIYSIARTCYYDDKCWVSSATSLLYIIHAPICAALVVNFFFLLNIIRVIITKLRVTHQAESSLYMRAVRATLILIPLLGIQYVLLAYQPHSHWISEIYLYIMNILMHYQGLLVSTIFCFFNGEVQTVLRRQWNLLRMQSAGTFANPEFFRSAYYVASSLTEVHRCYSIESHTEHMNGKSYSDIFRSEGPYV encoded by the exons ATGGATCTGAGCCGCATCGTGTTGCTGCTGGCGCTCCTCTCCTTCGACGAGGTA CTGCCGGTTGAGGCGACGACCGACGACGACAGAGGCAACGGGACTCACGTGAGCCTCCAGTGGCTGCGCCAGCGGATCGCCGTGTCCCAGTTCCGGTGCTTCCAAAGGATTACGAGAGGATCTGATCGCAAAATTAACAGTAATG gcaCAGCAATAAATCACTGCAATGCTACATGGGATGGATGGCTGTGCTGGGGAGACACTGAACCTGGAGCGACAGAGCAAAACTGTCCAGACTACTTTGATGATTTTGACACACGAG CAATAGCAGTAAAAGTCTGCACAGAGACCGGCGAGTGGGCGCGACATCCGGATAGCAACAGAACGTGGACGGACTACACCAGCTGCAAACCCGACAAAACAAACTGGACG CTTACGGCAATGATCCACTTCTACTTGATCTTGATCGGTCATGGACTGTCGCTCGTATCGCTCCTCGTTTCCTTAGGAATCTTCTTCTATTTCAA AACTTTGAGCTGCGAGAGGATAACTCTTCACAAAaatcttttcctttcctttgtcTTAAACTCAGTGATTACTCTGACATGGTTCTGCATAAATAAGGATTCGCTGAGCAGCCAG GGCAGCTGCAAGATTCTCGCGTTCATTCACATGTACATCATGAGCTGCAACTACTTCTGGATGCTGTGCGAGGGCATTTATCTACACACTCTGATTGTCGTGGCGGTGTTCGCCGAGAAGCAGCATCTCATGTGGTATTATCTTCTCGGATGGG GTTTCCCCCTTGTGCCGGCTGTTATATATTCAATAGCACGCACCTGCTACTACGACGACAA ATGCTGGGTCAGTTCGGCTACGTCCCTGCTGTACATTATCCACGCTCCCATCTGCGCGGCGTTAGTG GTGaatttcttcttccttctcAACATCATTCGGGTCATCATCACCAAACTGCGCGTCACGCATCAGGCTGAATCCAGCCTGTACATGAGGGCGGTGAGGGCCACCCTCATCCTCATCCCCCTGCTGGGCATCCAGTACGTCCTGCTGGCGTACCAACCCCACAGCCACTGGATCTCGGAGATTTACTTATACATCATGAACATCCTCATGCATTACCAG GGTCTCTTGGTTTCTACGATATTCTGCTTCTTCAACGGGGAG GTCCAGACTGTCCTCAGGAGACAGTGGAATCTTCTGCGGATGCAGTCTGCCGGCACGTTTGCCAACCCCGAGTTCTTCCGTTCGGCGTACTACGTGGCGTCGTCGCTCACCGAAGTCCATCGCTGCTACAGCATCGAGAGCCACACCGAGCACATGAACGGCAAGAGCTACTCTGACATATTCAGATCGGAAGGCCCTTACGTGTAA
- the LOC102232199 gene encoding calcitonin gene-related peptide type 1 receptor isoform X4, producing MDLSRIVLLLALLSFDELPVEATTDDDRGNGTHVSLQWLRQRIAVSQFRCFQRITRGSDRKINSNGTAINHCNATWDGWLCWGDTEPGATEQNCPDYFDDFDTRAIAVKVCTETGEWARHPDSNRTWTDYTSCKPDKTNWTLTAMIHFYLILIGHGLSLVSLLVSLGIFFYFKTLSCERITLHKNLFLSFVLNSVITLTWFCINKDSLSSQGSCKILAFIHMYIMSCNYFWMLCEGIYLHTLIVVAVFAEKQHLMWYYLLGWGFPLVPAVIYSIARTCYYDDKCWVSSATSLLYIIHAPICAALVVNFFFLLNIIRVIITKLRVTHQAESSLYMRAVRATLILIPLLGIQYVLLAYQPHSHWISEIYLYIMNILMHYQGLLVSTIFCFFNGEVQTVLRRQWNLLRMQSAGTFANPEFFRSAYYVASSLTEVHRCYSIESHTEHMNGKSYSDIFRSEGPYV from the exons ATGGATCTGAGCCGCATCGTGTTGCTGCTGGCGCTCCTCTCCTTCGACGAG CTGCCGGTTGAGGCGACGACCGACGACGACAGAGGCAACGGGACTCACGTGAGCCTCCAGTGGCTGCGCCAGCGGATCGCCGTGTCCCAGTTCCGGTGCTTCCAAAGGATTACGAGAGGATCTGATCGCAAAATTAACAGTAATG gcaCAGCAATAAATCACTGCAATGCTACATGGGATGGATGGCTGTGCTGGGGAGACACTGAACCTGGAGCGACAGAGCAAAACTGTCCAGACTACTTTGATGATTTTGACACACGAG CAATAGCAGTAAAAGTCTGCACAGAGACCGGCGAGTGGGCGCGACATCCGGATAGCAACAGAACGTGGACGGACTACACCAGCTGCAAACCCGACAAAACAAACTGGACG CTTACGGCAATGATCCACTTCTACTTGATCTTGATCGGTCATGGACTGTCGCTCGTATCGCTCCTCGTTTCCTTAGGAATCTTCTTCTATTTCAA AACTTTGAGCTGCGAGAGGATAACTCTTCACAAAaatcttttcctttcctttgtcTTAAACTCAGTGATTACTCTGACATGGTTCTGCATAAATAAGGATTCGCTGAGCAGCCAG GGCAGCTGCAAGATTCTCGCGTTCATTCACATGTACATCATGAGCTGCAACTACTTCTGGATGCTGTGCGAGGGCATTTATCTACACACTCTGATTGTCGTGGCGGTGTTCGCCGAGAAGCAGCATCTCATGTGGTATTATCTTCTCGGATGGG GTTTCCCCCTTGTGCCGGCTGTTATATATTCAATAGCACGCACCTGCTACTACGACGACAA ATGCTGGGTCAGTTCGGCTACGTCCCTGCTGTACATTATCCACGCTCCCATCTGCGCGGCGTTAGTG GTGaatttcttcttccttctcAACATCATTCGGGTCATCATCACCAAACTGCGCGTCACGCATCAGGCTGAATCCAGCCTGTACATGAGGGCGGTGAGGGCCACCCTCATCCTCATCCCCCTGCTGGGCATCCAGTACGTCCTGCTGGCGTACCAACCCCACAGCCACTGGATCTCGGAGATTTACTTATACATCATGAACATCCTCATGCATTACCAG GGTCTCTTGGTTTCTACGATATTCTGCTTCTTCAACGGGGAG GTCCAGACTGTCCTCAGGAGACAGTGGAATCTTCTGCGGATGCAGTCTGCCGGCACGTTTGCCAACCCCGAGTTCTTCCGTTCGGCGTACTACGTGGCGTCGTCGCTCACCGAAGTCCATCGCTGCTACAGCATCGAGAGCCACACCGAGCACATGAACGGCAAGAGCTACTCTGACATATTCAGATCGGAAGGCCCTTACGTGTAA
- the LOC102232199 gene encoding calcitonin gene-related peptide type 1 receptor isoform X2 yields the protein MDLSRIVLLLALLSFDELPVEATTDDDRGNGTHVSLQWLRQRIAVSQFRCFQRITRGSDRKINSNGTAINHCNATWDGWLCWGDTEPGATEQNCPDYFDDFDTRAIAVKVCTETGEWARHPDSNRTWTDYTSCKPDKTNWTLTAMIHFYLILIGHGLSLVSLLVSLGIFFYFKTLSCERITLHKNLFLSFVLNSVITLTWFCINKDSLSSQVRRISALQSNENVVVHRARGGNGVSGSLSEQGSCKILAFIHMYIMSCNYFWMLCEGIYLHTLIVVAVFAEKQHLMWYYLLGWGFPLVPAVIYSIARTCYYDDKCWVSSATSLLYIIHAPICAALVVNFFFLLNIIRVIITKLRVTHQAESSLYMRAVRATLILIPLLGIQYVLLAYQPHSHWISEIYLYIMNILMHYQGLLVSTIFCFFNGEVQTVLRRQWNLLRMQSAGTFANPEFFRSAYYVASSLTEVHRCYSIESHTEHMNGKSYSDIFRSEGPYV from the exons ATGGATCTGAGCCGCATCGTGTTGCTGCTGGCGCTCCTCTCCTTCGACGAG CTGCCGGTTGAGGCGACGACCGACGACGACAGAGGCAACGGGACTCACGTGAGCCTCCAGTGGCTGCGCCAGCGGATCGCCGTGTCCCAGTTCCGGTGCTTCCAAAGGATTACGAGAGGATCTGATCGCAAAATTAACAGTAATG gcaCAGCAATAAATCACTGCAATGCTACATGGGATGGATGGCTGTGCTGGGGAGACACTGAACCTGGAGCGACAGAGCAAAACTGTCCAGACTACTTTGATGATTTTGACACACGAG CAATAGCAGTAAAAGTCTGCACAGAGACCGGCGAGTGGGCGCGACATCCGGATAGCAACAGAACGTGGACGGACTACACCAGCTGCAAACCCGACAAAACAAACTGGACG CTTACGGCAATGATCCACTTCTACTTGATCTTGATCGGTCATGGACTGTCGCTCGTATCGCTCCTCGTTTCCTTAGGAATCTTCTTCTATTTCAA AACTTTGAGCTGCGAGAGGATAACTCTTCACAAAaatcttttcctttcctttgtcTTAAACTCAGTGATTACTCTGACATGGTTCTGCATAAATAAGGATTCGCTGAGCAGCCAGGTCAGACGGATTTCTGCCTTGCAATCAAACGAAAACGTGGTTGTTCATCGAGCGCGCGGCGGTAATGGAGTTTCTGGGTCTCTTTCTGAACAGGGCAGCTGCAAGATTCTCGCGTTCATTCACATGTACATCATGAGCTGCAACTACTTCTGGATGCTGTGCGAGGGCATTTATCTACACACTCTGATTGTCGTGGCGGTGTTCGCCGAGAAGCAGCATCTCATGTGGTATTATCTTCTCGGATGGG GTTTCCCCCTTGTGCCGGCTGTTATATATTCAATAGCACGCACCTGCTACTACGACGACAA ATGCTGGGTCAGTTCGGCTACGTCCCTGCTGTACATTATCCACGCTCCCATCTGCGCGGCGTTAGTG GTGaatttcttcttccttctcAACATCATTCGGGTCATCATCACCAAACTGCGCGTCACGCATCAGGCTGAATCCAGCCTGTACATGAGGGCGGTGAGGGCCACCCTCATCCTCATCCCCCTGCTGGGCATCCAGTACGTCCTGCTGGCGTACCAACCCCACAGCCACTGGATCTCGGAGATTTACTTATACATCATGAACATCCTCATGCATTACCAG GGTCTCTTGGTTTCTACGATATTCTGCTTCTTCAACGGGGAG GTCCAGACTGTCCTCAGGAGACAGTGGAATCTTCTGCGGATGCAGTCTGCCGGCACGTTTGCCAACCCCGAGTTCTTCCGTTCGGCGTACTACGTGGCGTCGTCGCTCACCGAAGTCCATCGCTGCTACAGCATCGAGAGCCACACCGAGCACATGAACGGCAAGAGCTACTCTGACATATTCAGATCGGAAGGCCCTTACGTGTAA
- the LOC102232199 gene encoding calcitonin gene-related peptide type 1 receptor isoform X1: MDLSRIVLLLALLSFDEVLPVEATTDDDRGNGTHVSLQWLRQRIAVSQFRCFQRITRGSDRKINSNGTAINHCNATWDGWLCWGDTEPGATEQNCPDYFDDFDTRAIAVKVCTETGEWARHPDSNRTWTDYTSCKPDKTNWTLTAMIHFYLILIGHGLSLVSLLVSLGIFFYFKTLSCERITLHKNLFLSFVLNSVITLTWFCINKDSLSSQVRRISALQSNENVVVHRARGGNGVSGSLSEQGSCKILAFIHMYIMSCNYFWMLCEGIYLHTLIVVAVFAEKQHLMWYYLLGWGFPLVPAVIYSIARTCYYDDKCWVSSATSLLYIIHAPICAALVVNFFFLLNIIRVIITKLRVTHQAESSLYMRAVRATLILIPLLGIQYVLLAYQPHSHWISEIYLYIMNILMHYQGLLVSTIFCFFNGEVQTVLRRQWNLLRMQSAGTFANPEFFRSAYYVASSLTEVHRCYSIESHTEHMNGKSYSDIFRSEGPYV, translated from the exons ATGGATCTGAGCCGCATCGTGTTGCTGCTGGCGCTCCTCTCCTTCGACGAGGTA CTGCCGGTTGAGGCGACGACCGACGACGACAGAGGCAACGGGACTCACGTGAGCCTCCAGTGGCTGCGCCAGCGGATCGCCGTGTCCCAGTTCCGGTGCTTCCAAAGGATTACGAGAGGATCTGATCGCAAAATTAACAGTAATG gcaCAGCAATAAATCACTGCAATGCTACATGGGATGGATGGCTGTGCTGGGGAGACACTGAACCTGGAGCGACAGAGCAAAACTGTCCAGACTACTTTGATGATTTTGACACACGAG CAATAGCAGTAAAAGTCTGCACAGAGACCGGCGAGTGGGCGCGACATCCGGATAGCAACAGAACGTGGACGGACTACACCAGCTGCAAACCCGACAAAACAAACTGGACG CTTACGGCAATGATCCACTTCTACTTGATCTTGATCGGTCATGGACTGTCGCTCGTATCGCTCCTCGTTTCCTTAGGAATCTTCTTCTATTTCAA AACTTTGAGCTGCGAGAGGATAACTCTTCACAAAaatcttttcctttcctttgtcTTAAACTCAGTGATTACTCTGACATGGTTCTGCATAAATAAGGATTCGCTGAGCAGCCAGGTCAGACGGATTTCTGCCTTGCAATCAAACGAAAACGTGGTTGTTCATCGAGCGCGCGGCGGTAATGGAGTTTCTGGGTCTCTTTCTGAACAGGGCAGCTGCAAGATTCTCGCGTTCATTCACATGTACATCATGAGCTGCAACTACTTCTGGATGCTGTGCGAGGGCATTTATCTACACACTCTGATTGTCGTGGCGGTGTTCGCCGAGAAGCAGCATCTCATGTGGTATTATCTTCTCGGATGGG GTTTCCCCCTTGTGCCGGCTGTTATATATTCAATAGCACGCACCTGCTACTACGACGACAA ATGCTGGGTCAGTTCGGCTACGTCCCTGCTGTACATTATCCACGCTCCCATCTGCGCGGCGTTAGTG GTGaatttcttcttccttctcAACATCATTCGGGTCATCATCACCAAACTGCGCGTCACGCATCAGGCTGAATCCAGCCTGTACATGAGGGCGGTGAGGGCCACCCTCATCCTCATCCCCCTGCTGGGCATCCAGTACGTCCTGCTGGCGTACCAACCCCACAGCCACTGGATCTCGGAGATTTACTTATACATCATGAACATCCTCATGCATTACCAG GGTCTCTTGGTTTCTACGATATTCTGCTTCTTCAACGGGGAG GTCCAGACTGTCCTCAGGAGACAGTGGAATCTTCTGCGGATGCAGTCTGCCGGCACGTTTGCCAACCCCGAGTTCTTCCGTTCGGCGTACTACGTGGCGTCGTCGCTCACCGAAGTCCATCGCTGCTACAGCATCGAGAGCCACACCGAGCACATGAACGGCAAGAGCTACTCTGACATATTCAGATCGGAAGGCCCTTACGTGTAA